In a single window of the Podospora pseudocomata strain CBS 415.72m chromosome 2 map unlocalized CBS415.72m_2, whole genome shotgun sequence genome:
- a CDS encoding uncharacterized protein (EggNog:ENOG503NWZ7; COG:E), producing the protein MNLQTAEAGERNWLGIPKQIKYTFDTKPSEPRKPSKPVYLKDALRIRSLFQDQSNVIGHLVRLDTLDLPPEMVAVLCPRQPSLKASTEEHFEQNPDDSAALTEYSTNLMRGIIRRESAAMDPLEGRKIYSLDVTRDYAIPAVTRYVADFLGLGHMVRSEANPLVKYSENDLYQHITNCQVYLSYNADETRLLKRRLAFKRSMRFLYRLVLEEGIIVEANKSMIIRKISSFRRWLFGSHRDHTNPMTTLGLTVATHILTNEPELGKAAGIFLLVGLDSAYTSLLAFTSVLSMFLDDLYDLRAELERREVEPAGQTICDWLKIQELAVSNGSDNDDEALRTLVLNAQRSSVKLPAVRVATGNIQVKLGDREGTVLSLQPDDTIICDITASCWDAELPTYQSNFSHQFATYQPKHVAVLGLVTMIKVLAQLKNLRLGHDTQGKLKRIKLDSSYEGFSNFMAPQRVKSIKAAVEQKTVEIETLLQELSHAHPEERLEKEKSLVKERSRVKGVYDSDRILKPATDMYVTPQA; encoded by the exons ATGAACCTCCAGACAGCCGAGGCAGGTGAGAGGAACTGGCTTGGCATTCCTAAGCAGATCAAGTACACCTTCGACACCAAACCATCGGAGCCCCGAAAGCCCTCCAAACCAGTATATCTGAAGGATGCACTGCGAATCAGATCGCTCTTCCAAGATCAGTCCAATGTCATCGGTCATCTTGTGCGGTTGGACACTCTGGATCTTCCACCTgagatggtggcggtgttATGCCCACGCCAGCCGTCTCTAAAGGCCTCGACCGAGGAGCATTTTGAACAGAACCCAGACGATTCTGCAGCTCTCACTGAGTACTCCACAAACCTCATGAGGGGGATCATCAGGCGTGAGTCTGCTGCTATGGACCCCTTAGAGGGCAGGAAAATATATTCTTTGGATGTTACGCGAGATTATGCAATTCCAGCCGTAACCAGATACGTCGCCGATTTCCTGGGGTTGGGCCACATGGTCAGAAGCGAAGCCAACCCCTTGGTAAAATATTCCGAGAACGATCTCTACCAACACATTACAAACTGCCAAGTATACCTCTCATACAATGCAGACGAGACAAGATTGCTGAAGCGGCGTTTAGCTTTCAAAAGGTCCATGAGATTTCTGTACAGGCTGGTGTTGGAAGAAGGCATCATAGTGGAAGCGAACAAGAGCATGATCATAAGGAAGATTTCTTCTTTCAGACGATGGCTCTTTGGAAGTCACAGGGATCACACCAACCCAATGACAACACTGGGGCTTACTGTTGCAACACACATACTGACAAATGAGCCTGAGCTGGGCAAAGCCGCTGGCATATTTCTGCTCGTGGGTCTTGATAGCGCTTACACCTCCCTGTTGGCATTTACTTCTGTTCTCAGCATGTTCCTCGATGATCTATACGATCTGAGAGCAGAGCTTGAGCGGAGGGAAGTAGAGCCTGCCGGCCAAACCATTTGCGACTGGCTCAAGATCCAGGAGCTTGCAGTATCCAATGGCAGTGATAACGATGACGAGGCACTCAGGACTCTGGTTCTCAACGCCCAGCGATCCAGCGTAAAGCTACCAGCCGTTCGCGTCGCCACTGGGAATATCCAAGTCAAGTTAGGGGATCGCGAGGGGACTGTTCTCAGCCTTCAGCCGGATGACACTATTATTTGTGACATT ACAGCATCTTGCTGGGACGCCGAGCTCCCCACCTACCAATCCAACTTTTCGCATCAATTTGCCACCTACCAGCCCAAACATGTGGCAGTTCTAGGCTTGGTTACCATGATCAAAGTATTGGCACAACTCAAAAACCTACGCCTTGGACATGACACGCAAGGCAAGCTCAAGAGGATCAAGCTCGACTCCTCGTACGAAGGATTCTCTAATTTTATGGCCCCACAGCGCGTAAAAAGTATCAAGGCTGCTGTGGAGCAGAAAACCGTCGAGATTGAGACACTGCTTCAGGAGCTGTCACATGCCCACCCCGAAGAGAGATTGGAAAAAGAGAAGTCGCTGGTGAAAGAAAGGTCAAGGGTCAAAGGAGTATATGACAGTGACCGAATCTTGAAGCCGGCCACAGACATGtatgttacgccccaagcgtaa
- a CDS encoding uncharacterized protein (EggNog:ENOG503NWZ7; COG:S), which translates to MDDMLKTPCAICSSSKTTSGTPKNMTLPEFVNLMQKSKEARGKAQEPELPVWEREFGLREDNERNPAGKKVFKRNSLTGLFDDQEMVDELLDSMDDPIANFGPNNVPRCLRAVEIMGIHQARKWGVGTLNDFREFFGLKRHDTFESICKSPAVQKALCDLYEHPDKVELYPGVFCKSDSAMNGDPGPRDVDSALWAAIFSDAITLVRSDRFYTVDLNTDSLTS; encoded by the exons ATGGACGATATGCTGAAGACTCCATGCGCGATATGTTCTTCATCAAAGACAACAAGTGGGACCCCGAAGAATATGACTCTTCCTGAGTTTGTCAACTTGATGCAGAAGTCGAAGGAGGCTCGCGGGAAGGCTCAAGAGCCTGAGCTTCCagtttgggagagggagtttggCTTGAGGGAGGACAATGAACGCAACCCAGCAGGAAAGAAGGTCTTCAAGCGCAACAGCTTGACCGGGTTATTTGATGATCAAGAGATGGTTGACGAGCTGCTGGACTCGATGGATGACCCAATTG CCAACTTTGGACCCAACAATGTGCCACGATGCCTCAGGGCCGTCGAGATAATGGGTATTCATCAGGCGCGCAAATGGGGTGTGGGCACTTTGAATGATTTCCGTGAATTCTTCGGGCTCAAGCGTCACGACACCTTTGAGAGCATTTGCAAGAGCCCTGCTGTTCAGAAGGCGCTGTGCGACTTGTATGAGCACCCTGACAAAGTCGAGCTTTATCCTGGTGTCTTTTGCAAGTCTGACAGCGCGATGAATGGGGATCCGGGACCGAGAGACGTTGACTCAGCGTTGTGGGCTGCCATCTTCTCCGACGCAATCACGCTGGTCAGATCCGATCGGTTCTACACGGTGGACTTGAACACAGACTCTCTTACTTCGTAG
- a CDS encoding uncharacterized protein (EggNog:ENOG503P55P; COG:E) has protein sequence MSMSTAAELNDVAVGQCARPKPTDIGSPCPLLNALANHGYLPRDGRSFHQAELSAALKKVGLSPTLRLVLSNPVFLEHQTAAGSQQQRPASSWSKLWYLMRNPWAVFFSFFGMRRPGQQDDSGEPVLDLDQIGLPGVAEHDISLTRRDVAQGDHLKAEPDSVEGLLASSPDGGKTMTAEDFASLRKRRMDAQKQDNPGLLYGPLQHRISCAEIALVLCVFGDDTKVP, from the coding sequence ATGTCCATGTCAACAGCTGCCGAGTTAAACGATGTTGCAGTGGGACAATGCGCACGACCAAAGCCAACCGACATTGGCAGCCCTTGCCCACTGTTAAATGCCCTTGCAAACCACGGGTATCTTCCCCGCGATGGCAGGAGCTTTCACCAAGCAGAGCTTTCGGCAGCCCTGAAGAAGGTCGGCCTGTCCCCGACACTTCGCCTAGTACTCAGCAACCCCGTGTTTCTCGAGCATCAGACAGCAGCGGGAAGTCAGCAGCAGAGACCGGCCTCTTCATGGAGCAAGCTGTGGTATCTCATGCGGAATCCGTGggcagtcttcttctcctttttcgGCATGCGCAGGCCCGGACAGCAGGACGACAGCGGCGAACCGGTGCTCGATTTGGATCAGATTGGGCTCCCTGGGGTTGCAGAGCACGACATATCCCTTACACGTCGCGATGTTGCCCAAGGCGATCATCTGAAGGCAGAGCCGGATTCGGTCGAGGGGCTATTGGCATCCTCCCCAGATGGCGGGAAAACAATGACAGCGGAGGACTTTGCCTCTCTGCGTAAGCGTCGGATGGATGCGCAGAAGCAAGACAACCCAGGGCTCTTGTACGGACCGTTGCAGCATCGCATTAGCTGTGCTGAGATTGCGCTTGTGCTCTGTGTTTTTGGAGACGACACCAAAGTCCCATGA